The sequence below is a genomic window from Corallococcus silvisoli.
CCCACCTGGTCCAACGTCTCCAGGGCGATGCGCTTCTCCTCCTCGCACGTCACCGTGGCGAGGGCCCGGGCCAGGGCGTCGCGGTCCTGGAGCGCCTGGGTGGCCACCTGGATGCGATAGTTGAGCTGCAACAGCAGCGGCTCCAACCACGACACCAGCGAGGAGGGCCCCGTGAGCGTGAGGATGGGCTCGCGCGGCAGGAACACCGCGCCCCGGGGAATGGCGCGCACGGAGAGCCGCTCCGTGCGCAGGATGGACGCCTTGAAGCCGACGCCCATCTCGTAGTCGTGCTGGGCGAGGAACGCGTAGTCCTCTGGCTGGGGCACCGGCAGAAGCTGGCGAACCCACGCCTCCAGGTCCAACGGCATCACCTGGGGGCCGCCCTTGCGGTGCGAATAGTAGAAGGTCTCCTTCCGCAGGGGCCAGCCGGCCTCCGCCATGCTGAACTTGTAGCCATCCGTGGCGAGCAGCGACTGGGGCATCGGGAGACGACTCCTTATCGTTGACCCAGAGACTATGCGCGGGGCCGCGCCGGGACCTAGGGACAAGGGTCCGGGAGGATGCGGGAAGCCACGGGGTGGCTGTCACCCGCCGTCGCAAGTTGGACTGACACATTGGGGAATACGCCGGATGCGACAGGTCCGGTTAAGCTGTCACGACACACAACGAAGCAAGGTGCCCATGCCCGCAGAGAACGAGACGCAGAAGGTCGAAGCGGTACTGCGCGAACATGCGATGAGCTACCCCGGCGCCCACGAGGACTTCCCCTGGGGCCACCGCGCGATGAAGGTCAATGACAAGACCTTCCTCTTCATGACCGTGGACGGCGAGAAGCTGAACCTCTCCGCCAAGCTGCCCGACTCCAAGGACGCCGCCCTCACGCTGCCCTTCACCGAGCCCACCGAGTACGGCCTGGGAAAGAGCGGCTGGGTGACGGCCCACTTCGACGAGGCCTCGCAGGTGCCGGTGCCCGTCATCAAGGCGTGGATCGACGAGAGCTACCGCGCCATCGCGCCCCGCAAGTTCGTGGATCAGCTCCCCGCGCGCGGCACCGCCGTCCCCGGCCCCGCCTCGAAGCCGTCCCGGTCCACGGGCAAGAAGCCCGCCTCGCCCAAGGCCGTGGCCCCGGTGAAGAAGGCCGCGAAGAAGGTCGTGGCCCGCGTGAAGTCCGTGGCCAAGAAGGCCGCCGCGCGGGTGAAGTCCGTGGCCAAGAAGGCCACCGCGAAGAAGGCCGCGAAGCCGGCCCCGTCCGCCAAGAAGCCGGCGCGCAAGGCCGCGAAGCCCGCCCGTGGCAAGCGCGCCACCCCCGCGCCCAAGCGCGCCCGCCGCTCCTAGCAAGGCGAGCGCGGGCACCCGCGCGGGAAGGGGGGCCAGCAGCCGCTCCCCTCCGCGCTCGGGGCACCGTGGGGCAGGGACTACTTCCCGCCGCGAGAGGAAGCGCCCTTGGCCCCGGAGGTCCTGGACGCCGGAAACCTGGGGGCGCTGGACGCCGGAGCCTTGGACACCGCCGGGGCCTTGGACGCCGGGGCCTTGCGGCGGGGCGCTGCCTTCCGGGCCGACTTCGGCTCCGGCTCCACGAAGAGCTTGTCGTAGTCACGGATGCTGCGCCGGATGACCTCCATCGCCTCCGGCCGGTCGTAGACCTCCGCGATCTCCACGCTGCGCTTTCCCTCACCCGGAATCTGCTTGTAGGTGAGGAAGTAGTGCTTCAGGCGGTCCAGCAGCGGGCGCGGCAGCTGCGCGATGTACTGGAGCTCGCCGTAGACCAGGTCCGACTCCAGCACCGCGATGATCTTGTCGTCGGCCTCGTTGCCGTCGACCATCCGGAAGCCGCCAATGGGCACCGCGTGCACCAGCAGGTTGCCGTTGGAGACGACCTTCTCCGTCAGCACGCAGATGTCCATGGGGTCCCCGTCGCCGTGGATGTCCTTGAGGCCGGTGCGCTCCGCGCAGCGCTTCGCGACCTGATCGCCGCAGTACGTGCGCGGGATGAAGCCGTAGAGCGTGGGGCACTGGCTGCTGAAGCGCTGGGGACGGTCCAGCTTGAGGATGCCGGACTCCTTGTCCAACTCGTACTTCACCGCGTCCGTGGGGACGATCTCGATGTACGCGTTGACGACCTCGGGGGACTCCGGCCCGGGCGAGATGCCATGCCAGGGATGGGACTGGAACGTGGTCTGGTTCGTCTTCTTCATGGAATGTCTCCCGAGCGCTGTCGCGCCTCGGCGTAGAGCCTGGCCACCGCCTCTTCCAGGCGGTGCGTGAGGGTGTCCCGGTCGTCCAGGGTGAGCCCCTGCGTGGGCACCGGTTCGCCCACGACCAACGCGACCCGCTGGCCCCACTGGATGGCCCGCCCGCCCTTGGGGAGGATGAGCCGGGTGCCGGAGACGGCCATGGGGACCACCGGAACCTGCGCCTGGATGGCCAGCGTCGCCGCGCCGCGCTTGAAGGGCTTCAGCTCGCCGTCCGGGCTTCGGGTGCCCTCGGCGTAGAACAGCACGCTCACCCGTTCGCGCAGGGCCGTCACGGCCTCCGCCAGCCGCGCCTTGTCATCCGCGCCGCCGGTGCGCTGCACGGGGATGTTGCCCGCCCGGCGCATGGCCCGGCCGAACACCGGCACCTTGAAGAGCTCCGCCTTGGCCACGTAGCGGGTGTGCTTGTCGATGTGCGCGAAGTTCACCATCGCGTCGAAGTGCGACTGGTGGTTGCACACGAAGACGACATGGCCTTCCTTCGGGATGTTCTCCACCCCGAAGGCTTCATGCCGGACGCCCGCCGACGCCAGCCCCGAGCGGGCCCAGAGGCCCAGCACCTTGTCCGCCGCCTGGTGGTTGTCGAACCCGGACAGCACCGACACCGCCGCGGACGCCGCGCCCGTGAGCCCCACCGCGGCCGTGCCAGCGAACACCGTCTGGAGCACCTTGAGCATCAGACGAACCCGTGCGCGGGGAACAGGAGGACGTCCTCGATGCGCTGGACCCCGAGCAGCAGCATCAGGATTCGGTCGAGCCCCACGGCGATGCCCGCCGAGGGCGGCATGCGGCCCACCGCCTCTAGGAAGCGCTCGTCCAGGGGATACACGGAGCGGCCCAGCCTGCGCCGCAAGTCCTGCTCCTCCACCAGCCGCGCGCGCTGCTCCACCGCGTCCGTCAGCTCGGAGAAGCCGTTCGCCAGCTCCAACCCCTTCGCGTACAGCTCCACCCGCTCCGCCACGCGGCCGTCCCCGGGCTTCAGCCGGGACAGCGCCGCCATGGACGCCGGGTATTCGATGAGGAACGTCGGCCGCTCGTGCCCCAGCCCCGTCTCCACCTTCTGCAGGAACAGGTGGAAGAAGACGTCGTCGAACGACGTCGCGTCCCCCGTGCGCACGCCCACCGCCTCCGCCGCCCGCTTGAGCGACGCGCCCTCCGCGTGCTGGTGGAGGTCCACGCCCGTGGCGCGCAGCACGGCGTCCCGCACCGTCACCCGCTCATAGGGCGTGCGCGTGAAGAACGCGGGGTCCGCGCCAGGCTCGCCCTCCTTCGCGTCCGCCGCCGCCCGGCCCGCCTGGGCGAGCGCGCCCTCCAGGTCGTCCATGATGGCGTGGTAGTCCGCGTGCGGCCGGTAGAACTCCAGCAGCGTGAACTCCGGATTGTGCGTCTGGGACACCTCGCCGTTCCGGAACACCTTGCATATCTGGAACAGCGGACCGGCCCCCCGCGCGAGCAGGCGCTTCATCGCGTACTCGGGGCTGGTGTGCAGGTAGAGCGTGCGGGCCCTGCCCAGGTCCGTCTCTGGGACGAAGGGCGTCTCGAAGGCGGAGATGTACGGCTCCATGCCGGGGGTGGGCACGAGCAGCGGCGTCTCCACTTCCAGGTATCCCTGGCCGGCGAAGAAGTGGCGCAGGGCGGAGTACAGGCCCTGGCGTCCGCGGGCCGCCCGCCATGGGTTTACGTTGGGCATCGGCAGGTCGGAAGTAACATGGGCGGCCTCATGTCCCCAAGGATTCCGTCCCTCCTCGCCGCCACCGTGTGTTTGCTGAGCGCCTGTCATAAGGCGCCCCCCGCGGTCGTGGCTCCCCCTCCCAGCGAGGAGCAGCTCCTGACCGGCGAGGTGAACGCCCTCTCCACGGAGGCGGCCCTCCTCCTGGAGGAACAGCACCGGCTCGTCTGGGACTACTGGACGGAGGGCAAGGCGGTGGACATCGCGGCGACGTACACCGGCAAGGAGCCGCTCTTCAGCCTGGAGAACCTGCGCCGCATCGACCGGCTCCGGCACCTGACGAAGGAGCCGCGCGAGCTGCGTGCGCTCACCGCGCTCCACGGTCACTTCGCCGGTGAGTTCCTGGCGCGCGAGCTGGCGGAGTACAACGACGCGTCCGCCAACCTGGAGGCGTCGCTCAAGCTGAGCGTGGACGGGCGCGAGGTGCGCTACCACGACCTGGAGCGGCTGCTCGCCAACGAGAAGAGCGCCTTGAAGCGCAAGGCCCTCTACGCGGCCGCCACGCCCGCGCTCACGCGCCTCAACCAGACG
It includes:
- a CDS encoding lysophospholipid acyltransferase family protein, whose translation is MLKVLQTVFAGTAAVGLTGAASAAVSVLSGFDNHQAADKVLGLWARSGLASAGVRHEAFGVENIPKEGHVVFVCNHQSHFDAMVNFAHIDKHTRYVAKAELFKVPVFGRAMRRAGNIPVQRTGGADDKARLAEAVTALRERVSVLFYAEGTRSPDGELKPFKRGAATLAIQAQVPVVPMAVSGTRLILPKGGRAIQWGQRVALVVGEPVPTQGLTLDDRDTLTHRLEEAVARLYAEARQRSGDIP
- the epmA gene encoding EF-P lysine aminoacylase EpmA, translating into MPNVNPWRAARGRQGLYSALRHFFAGQGYLEVETPLLVPTPGMEPYISAFETPFVPETDLGRARTLYLHTSPEYAMKRLLARGAGPLFQICKVFRNGEVSQTHNPEFTLLEFYRPHADYHAIMDDLEGALAQAGRAAADAKEGEPGADPAFFTRTPYERVTVRDAVLRATGVDLHQHAEGASLKRAAEAVGVRTGDATSFDDVFFHLFLQKVETGLGHERPTFLIEYPASMAALSRLKPGDGRVAERVELYAKGLELANGFSELTDAVEQRARLVEEQDLRRRLGRSVYPLDERFLEAVGRMPPSAGIAVGLDRILMLLLGVQRIEDVLLFPAHGFV
- a CDS encoding inorganic pyrophosphatase encodes the protein MKKTNQTTFQSHPWHGISPGPESPEVVNAYIEIVPTDAVKYELDKESGILKLDRPQRFSSQCPTLYGFIPRTYCGDQVAKRCAERTGLKDIHGDGDPMDICVLTEKVVSNGNLLVHAVPIGGFRMVDGNEADDKIIAVLESDLVYGELQYIAQLPRPLLDRLKHYFLTYKQIPGEGKRSVEIAEVYDRPEAMEVIRRSIRDYDKLFVEPEPKSARKAAPRRKAPASKAPAVSKAPASSAPRFPASRTSGAKGASSRGGK
- a CDS encoding MmcQ/YjbR family DNA-binding protein; the protein is MPAENETQKVEAVLREHAMSYPGAHEDFPWGHRAMKVNDKTFLFMTVDGEKLNLSAKLPDSKDAALTLPFTEPTEYGLGKSGWVTAHFDEASQVPVPVIKAWIDESYRAIAPRKFVDQLPARGTAVPGPASKPSRSTGKKPASPKAVAPVKKAAKKVVARVKSVAKKAAARVKSVAKKATAKKAAKPAPSAKKPARKAAKPARGKRATPAPKRARRS